Proteins encoded in a region of the Solanum dulcamara chromosome 9, daSolDulc1.2, whole genome shotgun sequence genome:
- the LOC129903663 gene encoding NAC domain-containing protein 78-like, protein MEHFEQKEGYRFYPTDSEGLKFLLRFVAKQEMHDAGFISTNIHVYGKEEPWEIYSQGVSDDDEDTSNYRYFITKKNNIYVGSWKQQDEGKPVHYNMHNSSSPMVIGCKKKMHYEHEDGHWIMKGYQLSTVILDKFDEDRRDYVLCAIKKKPGSSDPSTSTITMLNNVSGTS, encoded by the coding sequence ATGGAGCACTTCGAGCAAAAAGAGGGTTACCGTTTCTATCCAACTGATTCAGAAGGACTTAAGTTTTTGCTAAGATTCGTGGCGAAACAAGAGATGCATGATGCTGGTTTTATCTCCACAAACATACATGTCTACGGTAAAGAAGAGCCATGGGAGATCTACAGTCAGGGAGTATCCGATGATGATGAAGACACTAGTAATTATCGCTACTTCATCACAAAGAAAAACAACATCTATGTGGGCAGTTGGAAACAACAAGACGAGGGAAAACCAGTTCACTACAATATGCACAACTCATCATCACCAATGGTTATTGGATGCAAGAAGAAGATGCATTATGAGCATGAAGATGGACATTGGATCATGAAGGGGTACCAACTCTCTACGGTTATTCTTGATAAGTTCGACGAGGACCGTAGAGATTATGTTCTGTGTGCCATCAAGAAGAAGCCTGGTTCTTCCGACCCTTCCACATCCACAATTACTATGTTGAATAATGTTAGTGGAACCAGCTGA